The Azospirillum brasilense genome window below encodes:
- a CDS encoding OmpH family outer membrane protein codes for MQFSKLRALVAAGAVLAGVAMATPSFAEDKPTDNLKAPVIAVVDVQKIMQESNASKGVSKSFESLRETYQKEIASLEDKLRKSEEELRKQQTVLAPDALANKRRDFEKQVGEVQKTVQSRKRALENALNEAMAVVHKNMVEIVADVARERGANLVLARQQFVLVDTQLDVTDVVLERVNKKLPQVALTVPKQ; via the coding sequence ATGCAGTTCAGCAAGCTCAGGGCGCTGGTCGCCGCCGGTGCGGTGTTGGCGGGCGTCGCGATGGCGACGCCGTCCTTCGCCGAAGACAAGCCGACCGACAACCTCAAGGCGCCGGTCATCGCGGTCGTCGACGTCCAGAAGATCATGCAGGAGTCGAACGCCTCCAAGGGCGTCTCGAAGTCCTTCGAATCGCTGCGCGAGACCTACCAGAAGGAAATCGCCTCGCTGGAGGACAAGCTGCGCAAGTCCGAGGAGGAACTGCGCAAGCAGCAGACCGTGCTGGCTCCGGACGCGCTGGCCAACAAGCGCCGCGACTTCGAGAAGCAGGTTGGCGAGGTCCAGAAGACGGTGCAGAGCCGCAAGCGCGCCCTGGAAAACGCGCTGAACGAGGCGATGGCCGTCGTCCACAAGAACATGGTCGAGATCGTGGCCGACGTCGCGCGCGAGCGCGGCGCCAACCTGGTCCTCGCCCGCCAGCAGTTCGTCCTGGTTGACACCCAGCTCGACGTCACCGACGTGGTGCTGGAGCGGGTGAACAAGAAGCTGCCCCAGGTCGCGCTGACCGTTCCCAAGCAGTAA